A region from the Chlamydiales bacterium genome encodes:
- a CDS encoding class I SAM-dependent methyltransferase has translation MKRSKLASLALIFFCASSALHAERTEEEVKQQVCSTLPSLHGWCTVEKAISFIDLVLEVKPEICVEVGVFGGSSIFPVASALQFLGKGVVVAIDPWDKGETIKNMDPEAAAAHVNWWSKVNFDRIYASYLGMVKMFGLEEQCITIRSTSERAAPILNKIDILYLDGNHSEAGFTRDVQLYLPKVRSGGYIWINDTLWTEVQPAIDLLMEECDAVKLIDNGNCILFRKR, from the coding sequence ATGAAAAGATCAAAACTCGCATCATTAGCATTAATTTTCTTCTGCGCATCTTCGGCTCTTCATGCAGAGCGAACAGAAGAAGAGGTTAAACAGCAGGTCTGCAGCACCCTCCCCTCTTTACACGGCTGGTGCACTGTAGAAAAGGCGATAAGCTTTATCGACCTCGTCCTTGAAGTTAAGCCTGAGATCTGTGTTGAAGTCGGAGTGTTTGGCGGCTCATCTATATTTCCTGTAGCCTCTGCGCTCCAGTTTTTAGGAAAAGGCGTCGTAGTAGCAATCGATCCCTGGGATAAAGGTGAGACGATCAAAAATATGGATCCCGAAGCGGCAGCAGCTCACGTAAACTGGTGGAGCAAGGTGAACTTCGATCGCATCTACGCCTCATATCTCGGAATGGTGAAGATGTTCGGACTGGAAGAGCAGTGCATCACTATCCGCTCTACCTCTGAAAGAGCTGCTCCCATTCTTAACAAGATCGACATTCTGTATCTAGATGGCAACCACAGCGAAGCTGGCTTTACAAGAGATGTTCAGCTCTACCTGCCTAAAGTGCGCTCTGGTGGGTATATCTGGATTAACGACACTCTCTGGACAGAGGTGCAGCCTGCGATTGATCTTCTGATGGAAGAGTGCGACGCAGTCAAGCTGATCGATAATGGCAACTGTATTCTATTTAGGAAAAGATAG
- a CDS encoding glycosyltransferase family 25 protein, whose product MKRSHSSFLVALMLTSSLVCADLQEHLKKPLGKEEGVHEMRNIDFIYMINMDQRPEKWRMSLNQLVPFGIVPYRFSAVNGWELSLDTINDVGLKFSPEMEGNFMATSYLPIGDYMPVHDNLCKYGQTYFCHCMARGTIGIALSHISILQDAYDSGYETIWVMEDDIEVRRDPRILSDLIDRLDAQVGKENWDVLFTDRDLRDANGNYATTWWAARRPDYALFSQSNNYALKASVSSDFYKIGARYGAHSMIVRRSGMKKLLQFFHAHQIFLPYDMDYILPRGINLYAVWDDVVSNLPKALSDNGGPFYLDKK is encoded by the coding sequence ATGAAAAGATCTCACTCCTCCTTCTTGGTCGCCTTGATGCTTACATCCTCACTTGTTTGTGCGGATCTACAGGAGCATCTGAAGAAACCTCTGGGCAAAGAGGAGGGAGTCCATGAGATGCGCAATATCGACTTCATCTACATGATCAACATGGATCAGAGGCCAGAAAAGTGGAGGATGTCGCTGAACCAGCTAGTTCCATTCGGAATTGTCCCCTACCGTTTTTCTGCTGTGAACGGGTGGGAGCTGAGCCTTGATACGATTAACGATGTGGGCCTTAAGTTCTCTCCAGAAATGGAGGGAAACTTCATGGCTACGAGCTACCTTCCGATTGGCGACTACATGCCCGTCCACGATAACCTTTGCAAATATGGCCAGACCTACTTTTGCCACTGCATGGCAAGGGGAACAATTGGAATCGCTTTAAGTCACATCTCGATTCTTCAGGACGCATACGATTCGGGATATGAGACGATCTGGGTGATGGAAGATGACATTGAAGTGAGACGCGACCCGCGGATTCTCTCCGATCTAATCGATAGGCTTGATGCGCAGGTGGGAAAAGAGAACTGGGATGTGCTCTTTACAGACCGAGATCTGCGCGACGCGAATGGGAACTATGCCACGACCTGGTGGGCCGCAAGACGCCCAGACTACGCCCTCTTCTCGCAGAGCAATAACTATGCGCTAAAAGCGAGCGTAAGCTCCGACTTCTACAAGATCGGCGCACGCTATGGGGCCCACTCGATGATCGTCCGCAGAAGCGGAATGAAAAAACTGCTTCAGTTCTTCCATGCCCATCAGATCTTTCTTCCCTACGACATGGACTACATCCTTCCACGTGGAATTAATCTCTATGCAGTTTGGGACGATGTCGTCTCCAACCTACCAAAAGCGCTTTCGGATAATGGTGGCCCCTTCTACTTAGATAAAAAATAG